The Desulfohalovibrio reitneri genome contains a region encoding:
- a CDS encoding PhoH family protein: MQANTPYVIEGGSAAKAQSPAKKKFVVDTNVLLEDPGALLQLRNGVENDVFIPYHVLLELNKLKKDPRLGHIVTKVVKILAENPDAYTVLKPGRIAESFQSHVDNFILEEIAESGLDQPILVTNDRILQLQADAQGISSENYKDSVPFKSDAEYFTGFLGPEDLPIANSFRWDEGRPVFNGPEGEKVISYQHKVWNITPRNVYQNLALELMTNPGIDLVSVQSEAGYGKSFLALAAALHLSLEKKSHGKIYVVKPMIEIGQKLGYLPGRVEEKMEPYTKYVTDLVMKLHQTRPANRLFHSADTYPPQFDPKKFELLPMAYIRGMTIEHSVVIIDEMQNMSRSECRALLSRMGEGVKCFCLGDTRQVDNPYLNQENNGLNWVVKKFKGSDNYAHLVLKGEKSRGPITDLVIKNGL; the protein is encoded by the coding sequence ATGCAAGCCAATACCCCCTACGTGATCGAGGGCGGTTCCGCCGCCAAGGCCCAATCCCCCGCCAAGAAGAAGTTCGTCGTCGACACCAACGTCCTGCTGGAGGACCCCGGGGCGCTGCTGCAACTGCGAAACGGGGTGGAGAACGACGTCTTCATCCCCTACCACGTGCTCCTGGAGCTGAATAAGCTCAAGAAGGACCCCCGCCTGGGCCACATCGTGACCAAGGTGGTGAAGATCCTGGCGGAGAACCCGGACGCGTACACCGTGCTCAAGCCGGGCCGCATCGCCGAGAGCTTCCAGAGCCACGTGGACAACTTCATCCTGGAGGAAATCGCCGAGTCCGGCCTGGACCAGCCCATCCTGGTGACCAACGACCGCATTCTGCAGCTGCAGGCCGACGCCCAGGGCATTTCCTCGGAGAACTACAAGGACTCCGTGCCCTTCAAGTCGGACGCGGAGTACTTCACGGGATTTCTGGGGCCGGAGGACCTGCCCATCGCCAACAGCTTCCGCTGGGACGAGGGCAGGCCGGTGTTCAACGGGCCGGAGGGGGAGAAGGTCATCTCCTACCAGCACAAGGTCTGGAACATCACGCCGCGCAACGTGTACCAGAACCTGGCCCTGGAGCTGATGACCAACCCGGGCATAGACCTCGTCTCCGTGCAGTCCGAGGCGGGCTACGGCAAGTCCTTCCTGGCCCTGGCCGCCGCCCTGCACCTCTCCCTGGAGAAGAAGAGCCACGGCAAGATCTACGTGGTCAAACCCATGATAGAGATTGGCCAGAAGCTGGGCTACCTGCCCGGACGGGTGGAGGAGAAGATGGAGCCGTACACCAAGTACGTCACCGATCTGGTGATGAAGCTCCACCAGACCCGCCCGGCCAACCGGCTTTTCCACTCGGCCGACACCTACCCCCCGCAGTTCGACCCCAAGAAGTTCGAGTTGCTGCCCATGGCCTACATCCGGGGCATGACCATCGAGCACTCCGTGGTCATCATCGACGAGATGCAGAACATGTCCCGCTCCGAGTGCCGTGCCCTGCTCTCCCGCATGGGCGAAGGGGTGAAGTGCTTCTGCCTGGGCGACACCCGGCAGGTGGACAACCCCTACCTGAACCAGGAGAACAACGGCCTGAACTGGGTGGTGAAGAAGTTCAAGGGCTCGGACAACTACGCCCACCTGGTGCTCAAGGGCGAAAAGTCCCGGGGGCCCATCACCGACCTGGTCATCAAAAACGGCCTGTAG
- a CDS encoding 4Fe-4S ferredoxin, producing MDSASVRRLIEAFTDSSANRLAPGRDEPAFDPPLVGFARGDDPLWDFLKKDIGEFFWTPEEAFANAFPDDPAEGADLRVISWVLPQTGATKAAQAKRKEFPAPEWSMVRLHGEAINEALRRHMVNALASWDVAACAPALSPEFQREYSDKYQYASRWSERHAAFMAGHGTFGLCDALITPVGKAHRVGSVVARVDLPASPRPWTDHHAHCLHFTKNRCRACAKRCPAGAISEHGHDKEKCRAYIRGTTALHVEHRQLGVRVSSCGLCQAGVPCADGFPGVKKNKSG from the coding sequence ATGGACTCGGCAAGTGTCCGGCGCCTCATAGAGGCCTTCACCGACTCCTCCGCCAACCGGCTGGCGCCGGGACGGGACGAACCCGCCTTCGACCCGCCGCTGGTGGGCTTCGCCAGGGGCGACGACCCGCTCTGGGACTTCCTCAAGAAAGACATCGGCGAGTTCTTCTGGACCCCGGAGGAAGCCTTCGCCAACGCCTTCCCGGACGACCCGGCCGAAGGCGCCGACCTGCGCGTCATCTCCTGGGTGCTGCCGCAGACGGGGGCCACCAAGGCGGCCCAGGCCAAGCGGAAGGAATTCCCGGCCCCGGAATGGAGCATGGTGCGGCTGCACGGCGAGGCCATCAACGAGGCCCTGCGACGCCACATGGTCAACGCCCTGGCCTCCTGGGACGTGGCCGCCTGCGCCCCGGCCCTGTCGCCGGAATTCCAGCGGGAATACAGCGACAAGTACCAGTACGCCTCCCGCTGGTCCGAACGGCACGCCGCCTTCATGGCGGGGCACGGCACCTTCGGCCTGTGCGACGCCCTCATCACCCCCGTGGGCAAGGCTCACCGGGTGGGCTCCGTGGTGGCCAGGGTGGACCTGCCGGCCTCGCCCCGCCCCTGGACCGACCACCACGCCCACTGCCTCCATTTCACCAAGAACCGCTGCCGCGCCTGCGCCAAACGCTGCCCCGCGGGGGCCATCTCCGAACACGGCCACGACAAGGAAAAATGCCGCGCCTACATCCGGGGCACCACCGCCCTCCACGTGGAACACCGCCAGCTCGGCGTCCGCGTCTCCTCCTGCGGCCTCTGCCAGGCGGGCGTCCCCTGCGCCGACGGTTTTCCCGGGGTAAAGAAAAACAAGAGCGGTTGA
- the aroL gene encoding shikimate kinase AroL — MARNVRPKDAVMKKHSVRDENLTMVYSASGRATNPNLEAAPPKNVFLVGLRGSGKSTIARLAAENLGKTFVDTDARVVEKAGRPIAEIVAEQGWDAFRQIEHDTLAEICSDSGQIVATGGGIVLREDNRGLLRQNGRTYYLLADLKTLADRLEAHPQSDQRPPLTELAPEEELRQTLNEREPLYYQVIDGILQASRTPEEIVEDLKEKLRL; from the coding sequence ATGGCCCGCAACGTTCGCCCCAAAGACGCCGTAATGAAAAAACACTCTGTGCGGGACGAAAACCTGACCATGGTCTATTCCGCCAGCGGGCGCGCAACCAACCCCAACCTGGAAGCCGCTCCGCCGAAAAACGTCTTCCTGGTCGGTCTGCGCGGCTCCGGAAAATCCACCATCGCCCGCCTGGCCGCGGAGAACCTGGGCAAGACCTTCGTGGACACCGACGCCCGCGTGGTGGAAAAAGCCGGACGCCCCATCGCCGAAATCGTGGCCGAACAGGGCTGGGACGCCTTCCGACAGATCGAACACGACACCCTGGCCGAAATCTGCAGCGACTCCGGCCAGATCGTGGCCACCGGCGGCGGCATCGTCCTGCGCGAAGACAACCGCGGACTCCTCCGCCAAAACGGCAGGACCTACTACCTCCTGGCCGACCTCAAGACCCTCGCCGACCGCCTGGAAGCACACCCCCAGTCCGACCAGCGGCCCCCCCTCACCGAACTCGCCCCCGAAGAAGAACTCCGCCAGACCCTCAACGAACGCGAACCCCTCTACTACCAGGTTATCGACGGCATCCTCCAAGCCTCCAGGACGCCGGAAGAGATTGTGGAGGACCTGAAAGAGAAGTTGCGTTTGTAG
- a CDS encoding GAK system XXXCH domain-containing protein: MSNKTKMEFAVPRSAVGDVLRNVADGLESGNLTLGEHPVEFASINKLKVSLKESGDSYFVSVSMKYEPEALVCSCGVEGCVCGLTPEEAKARREAEGDADEDDESEPAAERRALAKGDGKPKYTSLKKGMKKDWKAILEALEGGVFPDPGIASKFMDDFDLMLTYPDEGEEYYDVNRRAMDVFRRAMESGGVEETRQAAARLEELKKQCHDKYK; the protein is encoded by the coding sequence ATGTCCAACAAGACGAAGATGGAATTCGCGGTCCCCCGTTCCGCCGTGGGGGACGTGCTGCGCAACGTGGCCGACGGGCTCGAGTCGGGCAACTTGACTCTCGGTGAGCATCCAGTGGAGTTCGCCTCCATCAACAAGCTCAAGGTCAGTCTCAAGGAATCCGGCGATTCCTATTTCGTTTCGGTGTCCATGAAATACGAGCCCGAGGCCTTGGTGTGTTCCTGCGGCGTGGAAGGCTGCGTCTGCGGCCTGACGCCGGAAGAGGCCAAGGCCCGCCGCGAGGCCGAGGGCGACGCGGACGAAGATGACGAGAGCGAGCCGGCGGCGGAGCGTCGGGCGCTGGCCAAGGGCGACGGCAAGCCCAAGTACACCAGCCTGAAGAAGGGCATGAAGAAGGACTGGAAGGCCATCCTCGAGGCGCTGGAGGGCGGGGTTTTTCCCGACCCGGGCATCGCCTCCAAGTTCATGGACGACTTCGACCTGATGCTTACCTACCCCGACGAGGGCGAGGAGTACTACGACGTGAACCGCCGCGCCATGGACGTGTTTCGCCGCGCCATGGAGTCAGGCGGGGTGGAGGAAACCAGGCAGGCTGCGGCCCGGCTTGAGGAGTTGAAGAAACAGTGCCACGACAAGTACAAGTGA
- a CDS encoding amphi-Trp domain-containing protein encodes MSDDNEFKYESVQDVETITRYLDALADGFRKGELTFAREGEELVFKPCGLVGFNVEAKLKGSRRKVKLSFGWKERDQECENEDEFEIRSGSEA; translated from the coding sequence GTGAGCGACGACAACGAATTCAAGTACGAGTCCGTGCAGGACGTGGAGACCATCACCCGCTACCTGGACGCCCTGGCCGACGGGTTCCGCAAAGGAGAGCTGACCTTCGCCCGCGAGGGGGAGGAGCTTGTCTTCAAGCCCTGCGGCCTGGTGGGGTTCAACGTGGAGGCCAAGCTCAAGGGCAGCCGCCGCAAGGTGAAACTGAGCTTCGGCTGGAAGGAGCGGGACCAGGAATGCGAAAACGAGGACGAATTCGAGATACGTTCGGGGAGCGAGGCCTAG